Proteins found in one Prosthecobacter sp. genomic segment:
- a CDS encoding GspE/PulE family protein has translation MLPLIDQILADSGCADLPAVRQAVEEACFNQTSFVDAVLDCEGVRERDFLTALAKTLGLPWWEPKDEDLPAEQGMRRMLPAEIALRHRLLPIFTEETQSDDGTEPDRTLHIATFDPLSLIAHQRVAASLAMPVVWHVGQRTRIVEGLQKLYGLGADTFEKILRGRADWGAEDLRDEVTVLDEPEDEEASVVRFVNQIIRRGLEQRATDIHVEPQQDRLRIRYRIDGRLEELPVPENIKSLQASVIARLKIMARLDIAEKRLPQDGRINLELDGLAIDVRVATIPSVEGESISLRLLSQQQVTVNRLGLTDNIRPVVDELLKLPNGIILITGPTGSGKSTTLYAFLTDLNQTHRRIVTIEDPVEYKMPGIVQIAVKPEIGLTFGAGLRSILRGDPNVVMIGEMRDLETTEIAVRAALTGHLVFSTLHTNDAIGGITRLIDMGVEPFLVSSAVRAFFAQRLVRKLCPLCKVPTQVEESYLKSIGFPSHLPGKIMRAVGCEACRSSGFQGRLSIYEVCLVTHALQHLINSRAHPAEFHKQAIKDGYIPMRGYGFQKVLSGETTIEEVLSVTAASDRQHNPQTTTIAAPTRLAA, from the coding sequence ATGCTGCCCCTTATAGACCAAATTCTTGCAGATTCCGGCTGCGCCGATCTTCCTGCCGTGCGGCAGGCGGTGGAGGAGGCTTGCTTCAATCAGACGTCGTTCGTCGATGCCGTGCTGGATTGCGAAGGCGTGCGTGAACGTGATTTTCTGACGGCTCTCGCGAAGACTCTCGGCTTGCCATGGTGGGAGCCGAAGGATGAAGACCTGCCGGCCGAGCAAGGGATGCGCCGCATGCTTCCCGCTGAGATCGCGCTGCGTCATCGTTTGTTGCCGATTTTCACCGAGGAAACTCAAAGTGACGACGGCACCGAACCTGACCGCACGCTGCACATCGCCACGTTTGATCCTTTGAGCCTCATTGCGCATCAACGCGTGGCCGCCAGCCTCGCGATGCCGGTCGTCTGGCATGTCGGCCAGCGCACGCGCATCGTTGAGGGCCTGCAAAAGCTCTACGGGCTCGGTGCCGACACATTTGAGAAGATTCTGCGTGGTCGGGCCGACTGGGGCGCGGAAGATTTGCGTGATGAAGTCACCGTGCTCGATGAACCCGAGGACGAAGAAGCTTCCGTCGTGCGCTTCGTGAATCAAATCATCCGCCGCGGCCTCGAACAACGAGCCACCGACATTCACGTTGAGCCTCAGCAGGATCGCCTGCGCATTCGCTACCGGATTGATGGCCGTCTCGAAGAACTGCCCGTGCCGGAGAACATCAAATCGCTGCAAGCCTCCGTGATCGCCCGCCTCAAGATCATGGCGCGGCTCGACATCGCCGAAAAGCGTCTGCCACAAGACGGTCGCATCAATCTCGAACTCGATGGTCTCGCCATCGACGTGCGTGTTGCCACGATTCCGTCCGTCGAAGGCGAAAGCATCAGCCTGCGTCTCCTCTCGCAGCAGCAGGTCACGGTGAACCGCCTTGGCCTCACCGACAACATCCGACCTGTCGTCGATGAACTGCTCAAGCTGCCCAACGGCATCATTCTCATCACCGGACCCACCGGCAGCGGAAAATCGACCACGCTTTACGCCTTCCTCACCGATCTCAATCAAACACACCGTCGCATCGTCACCATCGAAGATCCGGTCGAATACAAGATGCCAGGCATCGTGCAGATCGCCGTGAAGCCCGAGATCGGCCTCACTTTCGGTGCTGGTCTGCGCAGCATTCTGCGTGGCGATCCAAACGTCGTCATGATCGGAGAAATGCGCGACCTCGAAACCACCGAGATCGCCGTGCGCGCCGCACTCACCGGCCACTTGGTATTCAGCACGCTGCACACCAATGACGCCATCGGCGGCATCACGCGCCTCATCGACATGGGCGTCGAGCCCTTCCTTGTCTCCAGCGCCGTTCGTGCGTTCTTCGCGCAGAGGCTGGTGCGCAAGCTCTGCCCGCTGTGCAAAGTGCCCACGCAGGTGGAGGAGAGCTACTTAAAGTCCATCGGCTTCCCCTCGCATCTGCCCGGCAAAATCATGCGCGCCGTCGGCTGCGAAGCCTGCCGCAGCAGCGGCTTTCAGGGGCGTCTCTCCATTTACGAAGTCTGCCTCGTTACCCACGCCTTGCAGCATCTCATCAACAGCCGCGCACATCCTGCTGAGTTTCACAAGCAGGCCATCAAAGACGGTTACATCCCGATGCGCGGCTACGGCTTCCAGAAAGTGCTCAGCGGTGAAACCACCATCGAAGAAGTGCTTTCCGTCACCGCCGCTTCGGATCGCCAGCACAATCCGCAAACCACCACCATCGCCGCTCCCACTCGCCTGGCCGCTTAA
- a CDS encoding transcriptional regulator produces MIDFDQIDKLIHEKGRLSIMTLLSTRGEWAFQDLKTELGMSDGNLISHLRTLGTAGYLKETRDESGTRPRTSYELTAAGRKAFKDYVEVLGEIVKAAQQT; encoded by the coding sequence ATGATCGACTTCGATCAAATCGACAAGCTCATCCACGAAAAGGGCCGCCTCTCCATCATGACGCTGCTCTCCACGCGGGGCGAATGGGCCTTCCAAGATCTCAAAACCGAACTCGGCATGAGTGATGGCAATCTCATCTCCCACCTCCGCACACTCGGCACCGCAGGTTATCTCAAGGAAACCCGCGACGAGTCCGGCACCCGCCCGCGCACCAGCTACGAACTCACCGCCGCCGGACGCAAAGCCTTCAAAGACTACGTCGAAGTCCTCGGCGAGATCGTCAAAGCCGCCCAGCAGACCTAA
- a CDS encoding GTPase domain-containing protein gives MPALFSRTQAASPPDKQGGELNVRDASDIITLSLISHTNAGKTTLARTLLRQDVGEVRDAAHVTLFNESHTLLESGGFMLRLWDTPGFGDSARLMKRLKRERSPVLWFLSQTWDRITDKPLWCSQQALKNVRDEADVVLYLVNAAEPPEVAGYIGPEMEILGWVEKPVVVLLNQTGTQGSPALEAAELESWREHLKQFEIVRDVLTLDAFARCWVQEDKLMESLAPLMQGSKIPSFQQIKRAWTQRNVSVFQTSVRLISEQLTAALFDGVDVRSETLLERVGWQRDELNREYNDARQKLATQLADRIEQTTNNLIEAHGLKGEAEHELSQVAREHFHLPQAVSENIWGVLGSFAGGAMGGLIADLKLGGMTFGGGALLGGIASGIGAYALIRSYNLVRGSDQRLRWSREHFREQVKLAFLTYLAVCHFGRGRGEWKESEQPQHWRETVDAVTDQHADALDHLWKSGVQKDTQPAALSRQAHHLTGDCMVALLERLYPGVDAASWRA, from the coding sequence GTGCCTGCTCTCTTCTCCAGAACCCAAGCCGCCAGTCCTCCTGACAAGCAGGGTGGAGAGCTGAACGTGCGTGATGCGTCCGACATCATCACGCTGAGCCTGATCTCGCACACGAATGCCGGCAAGACGACGCTCGCACGCACACTGCTGCGTCAGGACGTGGGCGAGGTGCGCGACGCGGCGCATGTGACGCTGTTCAACGAATCGCACACGCTGCTGGAGTCCGGCGGCTTCATGCTGCGGCTGTGGGACACGCCTGGGTTTGGTGACAGCGCACGATTGATGAAGCGCCTGAAACGCGAACGCAGCCCGGTGCTGTGGTTTTTGTCGCAGACCTGGGATCGCATCACCGACAAGCCTTTGTGGTGCAGCCAGCAGGCCTTGAAAAATGTGCGCGATGAAGCAGACGTGGTGCTTTACCTCGTCAACGCCGCCGAGCCCCCCGAGGTGGCGGGTTACATCGGTCCAGAGATGGAAATTCTCGGCTGGGTGGAGAAGCCGGTCGTCGTGCTGCTGAATCAAACTGGTACGCAGGGCAGTCCAGCGCTGGAAGCGGCGGAATTGGAGTCATGGCGCGAGCATTTGAAGCAGTTTGAGATCGTGCGTGATGTGCTGACGCTGGATGCCTTCGCCCGCTGCTGGGTGCAGGAGGACAAGCTCATGGAATCGCTGGCTCCACTGATGCAGGGGTCCAAAATCCCAAGTTTCCAGCAGATCAAACGTGCCTGGACGCAGCGGAACGTGAGCGTGTTTCAAACTTCCGTGCGCCTGATCTCCGAGCAGCTCACCGCCGCGCTATTTGACGGCGTGGATGTGCGTTCCGAGACACTGTTGGAGCGCGTGGGCTGGCAGCGCGATGAGTTGAACCGCGAGTACAATGATGCGCGGCAGAAACTTGCTACACAGCTCGCGGATCGCATCGAGCAGACGACGAACAATCTCATCGAAGCGCATGGGTTGAAGGGCGAGGCAGAACACGAACTCAGTCAGGTCGCCCGTGAGCATTTTCATCTGCCGCAGGCCGTTTCGGAGAACATCTGGGGCGTGCTGGGCAGTTTCGCTGGTGGTGCGATGGGCGGACTCATCGCCGACCTCAAACTAGGCGGCATGACCTTCGGTGGCGGCGCGTTGCTGGGCGGCATTGCTTCCGGCATCGGGGCCTATGCGTTGATTCGCAGCTACAATCTCGTGCGTGGCAGTGATCAGCGGCTGCGCTGGTCACGCGAGCATTTCCGCGAGCAGGTGAAGCTGGCGTTTCTGACCTACCTCGCTGTATGCCATTTCGGACGCGGTCGTGGTGAGTGGAAAGAAAGCGAGCAGCCGCAGCATTGGCGCGAGACTGTTGATGCCGTGACCGACCAGCACGCGGATGCGCTGGATCATCTGTGGAAATCCGGTGTGCAAAAAGACACGCAGCCCGCCGCCCTTTCCCGCCAGGCCCATCATCTGACCGGCGACTGCATGGTGGCGCTGCTGGAGCGGCTGTATCCGGGCGTGGATGCAGCTTCGTGGCGTGCTTGA
- a CDS encoding diiron oxygenase, whose product MNTQHWINHFEANTRLNRELQLPEAPCVLPENVRAALARSIATFQLGESGGGTRLRRYTRSIASLENLKGYQRAVDLFVAEEQSHAALLARTVTHLRGTLLQKQWTNSIFRWLRDLVNLEFNIQVLLTAELIAEVYFGLLALRCSDPVVQTVAKKLLRDEIGHLSFQRDFLFERLKTLTPAMQRLWRWQFQAIHLATAAVVSWDHRDCLRSLDVTPADFRARAQRSWQSFQSRLERRLHESETQARHAVVDSNNTAPTFRHYAGHHHQG is encoded by the coding sequence ATGAACACGCAACACTGGATCAACCATTTCGAAGCCAACACCCGTCTCAATCGCGAACTTCAACTCCCGGAGGCGCCTTGCGTGCTTCCTGAAAACGTTCGCGCAGCTCTCGCACGCTCCATCGCCACGTTTCAACTCGGCGAAAGCGGCGGCGGCACACGTCTGCGCCGCTACACCCGCAGCATCGCCTCCTTGGAAAATCTGAAGGGCTACCAACGTGCCGTCGATCTCTTCGTCGCCGAGGAACAGAGCCACGCCGCCCTGCTCGCGCGCACCGTCACTCATTTGCGCGGCACCTTGCTTCAGAAACAATGGACGAACTCCATCTTCCGCTGGTTGCGCGATCTCGTGAATCTCGAGTTCAACATTCAGGTGCTTCTCACCGCCGAACTCATCGCCGAAGTCTATTTCGGCCTGCTCGCCCTGCGTTGCAGCGATCCCGTTGTCCAAACCGTCGCCAAAAAACTCCTGCGCGATGAAATCGGCCACCTCTCCTTCCAGCGCGACTTCTTGTTCGAGCGCTTGAAGACACTCACCCCCGCCATGCAACGCCTCTGGCGCTGGCAATTCCAAGCCATCCACCTCGCCACTGCCGCCGTCGTCTCCTGGGATCATCGTGACTGCCTGCGCAGCCTTGATGTGACACCTGCCGACTTCCGCGCTCGTGCGCAGCGAAGCTGGCAGAGTTTTCAGTCACGACTCGAACGCCGATTGCATGAATCCGAGACTCAAGCACGCCACGCCGTAGTTGACTCGAACAACACTGCTCCTACCTTCCGGCATTATGCAGGCCACCACCATCAAGGTTGA
- the ispH gene encoding 4-hydroxy-3-methylbut-2-enyl diphosphate reductase has product MNIILAQHHGMCFGVRDALRTTHTAAQRAPLTILGQLVHNPLVDRHLAAVGAQRGDLDDLNSSSTQQVAITAHGASDKHRHAWQSAGHTVIDTTCPLVKKAHHALATLVSDGYQPVVIGQSQHVEVRGLVGDFPQAVVVLNESDLMQIPSHPKLGIVSQTTQPIEIALRLVDSIKRLHRSSEVRFIDTICHPTKQRQTAMDDLIRDCDHIVVIGGRNSNNTRQLAQKALSHGLRTLQIERPEELDPAWFSDARNVGVTAGTSTLDETVDAVMQRLRQIAAELRTTPAHEFLRTMLQAA; this is encoded by the coding sequence ATGAACATCATCCTCGCTCAACATCACGGCATGTGCTTCGGCGTCCGCGACGCCCTGCGCACCACCCACACCGCCGCCCAACGCGCTCCGCTGACCATCCTCGGCCAGCTCGTCCACAATCCGCTCGTCGATCGTCATCTCGCCGCTGTCGGCGCTCAACGCGGCGATCTCGACGACCTCAACAGTTCATCGACTCAGCAAGTCGCCATCACCGCCCACGGCGCTTCCGACAAACATCGCCACGCGTGGCAAAGCGCCGGTCACACCGTCATCGACACCACCTGCCCGCTCGTCAAAAAAGCGCACCACGCCCTCGCCACCCTCGTCAGCGATGGCTACCAGCCCGTCGTCATTGGTCAAAGCCAGCACGTCGAAGTTCGCGGCCTCGTCGGCGATTTTCCTCAAGCCGTCGTCGTGCTCAATGAATCCGACCTCATGCAAATCCCGTCGCATCCAAAGCTCGGTATCGTCTCGCAGACCACACAACCCATCGAAATCGCGCTGCGACTCGTCGATTCCATCAAACGCCTCCACCGCAGTTCCGAAGTGCGCTTCATCGACACGATCTGCCATCCCACGAAGCAGCGACAGACCGCCATGGACGACTTGATTCGCGATTGCGACCACATCGTCGTCATCGGCGGACGCAACAGCAACAACACGCGCCAACTTGCCCAAAAAGCCCTCTCCCACGGCCTGCGCACGCTGCAAATCGAACGCCCCGAAGAACTCGATCCCGCCTGGTTCAGCGACGCCCGCAATGTCGGCGTCACCGCCGGCACCTCCACGCTCGATGAAACCGTGGACGCCGTCATGCAGCGCCTGCGCCAGATCGCCGCCGAACTACGCACCACACCCGCTCACGAATTTCTCCGCACCATGCTTCAAGCAGCCTAA
- a CDS encoding TlpA disulfide reductase family protein produces the protein MKSLVLFLLSVVSLFAQAPASPLATEIRAIIDEYENSVRANTQKLIAAATEEEKNKFRASIPSAGPYATKMMKLVQANLDQPDVVKGVNWLVTGAASFPEGQEALKMLGTTFAGSKGIAESVKQLEYHGLPAEPVLKAVIEKNKNREEKAAALYALGAIHFKNFDASADRVSGEASKEKALECFQQLNADYADVTIQGFKLSDFTAKMLFEMMNLQVGCEAPEIEGMDADGVSFKLSDYRGKHVIVIFWGGWCHACHGILPLMNQTAAQLKDKNAVVIGVNTDIETEAKKALADYQVSFRNILDNTSSGPNTTLYNLRNFPTLYLIDPKGVIAIKNGALEAMVSHINAAK, from the coding sequence ATGAAATCACTCGTCTTGTTTCTCCTGTCCGTTGTTTCTCTCTTTGCCCAGGCCCCAGCATCGCCGCTCGCTACCGAGATTCGCGCGATCATCGACGAGTACGAAAACTCCGTGCGTGCCAACACGCAGAAGCTCATCGCCGCCGCCACAGAGGAGGAGAAAAACAAGTTTCGCGCCAGCATTCCCAGCGCCGGGCCTTACGCGACGAAGATGATGAAGCTGGTGCAGGCCAACCTGGATCAACCGGATGTCGTGAAAGGCGTGAACTGGCTCGTGACCGGCGCTGCGAGTTTTCCTGAGGGCCAGGAAGCGTTGAAGATGCTCGGAACCACCTTCGCAGGCAGCAAGGGCATCGCCGAGTCGGTGAAGCAGCTAGAATACCACGGCCTGCCTGCTGAGCCGGTGCTCAAGGCCGTGATCGAGAAGAACAAGAATCGCGAGGAAAAGGCCGCCGCGCTCTACGCGCTCGGCGCGATCCATTTCAAAAACTTCGACGCCTCTGCCGATCGTGTTTCCGGCGAGGCCTCGAAGGAGAAGGCGCTCGAGTGCTTCCAGCAGCTCAATGCCGATTATGCCGATGTCACGATCCAAGGCTTCAAGCTCTCCGACTTCACCGCGAAGATGCTCTTTGAGATGATGAATCTGCAAGTCGGCTGCGAAGCGCCGGAGATCGAGGGCATGGACGCCGACGGTGTCAGCTTCAAGCTCAGCGATTACCGTGGCAAACACGTCATCGTCATCTTCTGGGGCGGCTGGTGCCATGCCTGTCACGGCATCCTGCCGCTTATGAACCAAACGGCGGCCCAGCTCAAAGATAAAAATGCTGTGGTGATCGGTGTGAACACCGACATCGAGACCGAGGCCAAAAAAGCGCTCGCCGACTACCAGGTCAGCTTCCGCAACATCCTCGACAACACCAGCAGCGGTCCCAACACCACGCTCTACAACTTGCGCAATTTTCCGACGCTCTATCTCATCGACCCCAAGGGCGTAATCGCGATCAAGAATGGGGCGTTGGAGGCGATGGTGAGCCACATCAACGCGGCCAAATAG
- a CDS encoding DUF2868 domain-containing protein: protein MDWNEWQRVLKWRALEEGDADGVLVNAERRREATAHTRAGLASEEIKGDTLDERSESFLDKRAEWLEHEAVGWRGELIRVLALLRVPQGRWSWALMGWALVLITGYWLSDLGQSSEFNLLALPLVGLLAWNAVVIVLGVFFELMPASPLAGHGGWLAEFLANGISRAGKASKEVETGVAAAVRTRFEELAWPLAWRRLQMRLRMWLHVAAAMLAIGGAVALYARGWSREYRAVWESTLLSENQASAFFETLFKPAAKVLRTPVPLDQIPGMHRTAGKAVKSAPALPWIHLYAGTMLVLIVVPRLLLAGIGAARCGRGITRSARSLSWGNYLRGLIRAVEGGDERIQVLVHAMEATSSHREVWDRGVRERFGGMARAEYVRIPAGDEDEFAAAWQPASANLVMLFSMATTPEAEVQRRLVSDVRQRLLTKHAEPELIVLLDGTSLAGRWSPEKIAGREQLWSQMVEGLASEVIVAVRKESARANPPMS, encoded by the coding sequence ATGGATTGGAATGAATGGCAGCGCGTGCTGAAATGGCGCGCACTCGAAGAAGGCGATGCCGATGGCGTTCTCGTCAACGCGGAGCGTCGTCGTGAGGCCACGGCGCACACGCGGGCCGGGCTGGCGTCCGAGGAGATCAAGGGAGACACGCTGGACGAGCGCTCCGAGTCGTTTCTGGACAAACGGGCCGAGTGGCTGGAGCACGAGGCCGTGGGCTGGCGTGGTGAATTGATCCGCGTGCTGGCGCTGCTGCGCGTGCCGCAGGGGCGCTGGTCCTGGGCTCTCATGGGTTGGGCGCTGGTACTGATCACGGGCTACTGGCTCTCCGACTTGGGCCAATCGAGCGAGTTCAACCTGCTGGCACTGCCATTGGTCGGTTTGCTGGCCTGGAACGCAGTGGTGATCGTGCTGGGCGTGTTTTTTGAGCTGATGCCTGCCTCGCCGTTGGCAGGGCATGGCGGCTGGCTGGCGGAGTTTCTGGCGAATGGCATCTCGCGAGCCGGCAAGGCCTCCAAAGAGGTCGAAACAGGTGTTGCCGCTGCCGTGCGCACACGTTTTGAAGAACTTGCGTGGCCGCTGGCCTGGCGGCGTTTGCAAATGCGGCTGCGCATGTGGCTGCATGTAGCGGCGGCAATGCTGGCGATCGGCGGTGCGGTGGCGCTGTATGCGCGTGGCTGGTCGCGTGAGTATCGCGCGGTGTGGGAAAGCACGCTGCTGAGCGAGAATCAGGCGAGCGCGTTCTTTGAAACGCTGTTCAAGCCCGCGGCCAAAGTGCTACGCACGCCGGTGCCACTGGATCAGATTCCCGGCATGCATCGCACGGCGGGCAAGGCCGTGAAATCGGCCCCGGCGCTGCCGTGGATTCATCTGTATGCGGGGACGATGCTGGTGCTGATCGTGGTGCCGCGCTTGTTGCTGGCCGGCATCGGTGCGGCACGTTGCGGGCGGGGCATCACACGCAGCGCTCGTTCATTGAGCTGGGGCAATTATTTGCGCGGCCTGATTCGTGCGGTCGAGGGCGGCGATGAGCGCATTCAGGTGCTGGTGCATGCGATGGAGGCGACGTCGAGCCATCGCGAGGTGTGGGATCGTGGTGTGCGCGAGCGTTTTGGCGGCATGGCACGGGCGGAGTATGTGCGCATTCCCGCAGGGGATGAGGATGAGTTTGCCGCTGCGTGGCAGCCGGCTTCCGCGAATCTGGTGATGCTCTTCAGCATGGCTACCACGCCGGAGGCCGAGGTGCAACGGCGTCTGGTCTCCGATGTGCGACAGCGTCTGCTCACGAAGCATGCGGAGCCGGAATTGATCGTGCTGCTCGACGGTACCAGCCTCGCCGGACGCTGGTCGCCGGAAAAAATCGCCGGACGCGAGCAGTTGTGGTCGCAGATGGTCGAAGGCCTCGCGTCTGAAGTGATTGTGGCCGTGCGCAAAGAATCCGCACGCGCGAACCCACCGATGTCGTAA
- a CDS encoding type II secretion system F family protein, with the protein MPTFVYSAQGPAGLITGELAASDRSEAFALLGKKKIQPIKLEAAGETKSAAKTKQAAATTETITGPIKLKLAQVVLFIEELADLVGAGIQLEPALATMERRRELSGIKTLASVLRGKVRDGMAFSKAVAATSPSFGKLFCALVSAGEASGSLSTILKRQAQYMRSLQALKSKVLSALLYPAFLVVAAVSVTLLFVVYLIPKLTEMLDSTGGSLPLTAQIILKISDTFKATWWMVILGGIVAFILGKAWLARPESAIPWARFKLRIPLFGGIFRARFYVQFLETMANLLGNGLTMVQAMQLTHQAIDNPYLRQEFESVMRNVGEGVALSRALDRCAQFPPLLIDMVNIGEQTGDMSAALTRAAERFDRELSKKIDTLAALIQPLIVCLMAGMVGIMAYLMMTTIFQTISSMNK; encoded by the coding sequence ATGCCCACCTTCGTTTATAGCGCTCAAGGCCCCGCCGGTCTCATTACCGGCGAACTCGCCGCGTCGGATCGCAGCGAGGCCTTTGCACTGTTGGGCAAAAAGAAAATCCAGCCCATCAAGCTCGAAGCTGCTGGTGAAACCAAGTCAGCCGCAAAAACAAAACAAGCGGCTGCGACCACCGAAACAATCACCGGTCCCATCAAGCTCAAGCTCGCGCAGGTCGTCCTGTTCATCGAAGAACTCGCCGATCTCGTCGGCGCTGGCATCCAGCTTGAGCCCGCGCTCGCGACGATGGAGCGGCGTCGTGAACTCTCCGGCATCAAAACGCTCGCCAGCGTCCTGCGTGGCAAAGTGCGCGATGGCATGGCTTTCTCCAAGGCCGTCGCCGCCACCAGTCCTAGTTTCGGCAAACTCTTCTGTGCTCTCGTTTCCGCAGGTGAGGCCAGTGGCTCGCTCAGCACCATTTTGAAGCGCCAGGCGCAATACATGCGCTCTTTGCAGGCTCTGAAGTCCAAGGTTCTTTCCGCGTTGCTCTACCCCGCTTTTCTTGTCGTCGCGGCGGTTTCGGTCACGCTGCTGTTCGTTGTCTATCTCATCCCGAAGCTCACCGAGATGCTCGATTCCACTGGTGGATCGCTGCCGCTCACCGCGCAGATCATCCTGAAGATCAGCGATACCTTCAAAGCCACTTGGTGGATGGTCATTCTCGGTGGCATCGTCGCTTTCATTCTCGGCAAGGCATGGCTTGCCCGTCCCGAGTCCGCCATCCCGTGGGCGCGTTTCAAACTGCGCATCCCGCTCTTCGGCGGCATCTTCCGCGCCCGCTTCTACGTCCAGTTTCTTGAAACGATGGCCAACCTGCTCGGCAACGGCCTCACCATGGTGCAGGCCATGCAGCTCACGCATCAGGCCATCGACAATCCTTATCTACGCCAGGAGTTTGAAAGCGTCATGCGCAACGTCGGCGAGGGCGTGGCACTCTCCCGTGCGCTCGACCGCTGCGCGCAGTTTCCGCCGCTGCTCATCGACATGGTCAACATCGGCGAGCAGACCGGCGACATGTCTGCCGCGCTCACCCGCGCCGCCGAGCGCTTCGACCGCGAACTCAGCAAAAAGATCGACACCCTCGCCGCACTCATCCAGCCCCTCATCGTCTGCCTCATGGCCGGCATGGTCGGCATCATGGCCTACCTCATGATGACCACCATCTTCCAGACCATCTCCAGCATGAACAAGTGA
- a CDS encoding type II toxin-antitoxin system PemK/MazF family toxin, whose protein sequence is MKRGTVVWVNLSDARPPEMDKVRPAVVLSNSVLNGSLNTLVVVPLSTQPGEIWPLRVKVTAGGRKPSFAVIPGLRQVSKARLLNAIAALTAADLAKIERAVANYLAD, encoded by the coding sequence ATGAAACGCGGAACAGTCGTGTGGGTCAATCTGAGCGATGCCCGCCCACCTGAGATGGACAAGGTGCGGCCCGCTGTGGTGCTCTCCAACAGCGTTTTGAATGGCAGCCTCAACACTCTTGTGGTGGTGCCGCTCTCCACCCAACCCGGCGAAATCTGGCCGCTGCGCGTCAAAGTCACGGCGGGTGGCCGAAAACCGAGCTTTGCTGTCATTCCCGGACTCCGCCAAGTGTCCAAGGCGCGGCTGCTGAACGCCATCGCTGCACTCACAGCAGCGGACCTCGCCAAGATCGAGCGTGCTGTCGCAAACTATCTGGCAGACTGA
- a CDS encoding CAP domain-containing protein, which produces MLCAASASTAFSTLRWRQCCGYVLGSMLLLLAPGNVHGADPTAEQQYWLELTNRFRSDPQAELEKLVNFSAPGVWGLPKSDDSGIAYALNFFGTSATDLVTQFSSLVAAPPVAWNSALNVSTTTYSNLMVSNDQQTHTLDGLALDQRIQNGGYSTNWLEVGENLFASTQTITHGHGGFVIDWGDGNGASPGFGNGIQSPAGHRNVLVDSAFKEIGIGFQSIAIPGSNVAAIGPYVVTQHFATQFRFDGASYFSDAILTGSVYQDTIAADAFYTPGEGLAGVAVNVYNDTTGILVASGFSNNAGGFNVSLAGLTDGVVYRVEAPDTALPAQTFSLTAHTEDYGAPVIFYDNVYSSFMMVPEPGSLLLCLGAGLLMLRTRSRRPLC; this is translated from the coding sequence ATGCTCTGCGCAGCTTCTGCTTCGACTGCCTTCTCCACGCTTCGGTGGCGGCAGTGCTGTGGCTATGTGTTGGGGTCGATGTTGCTACTACTGGCTCCGGGAAATGTGCATGGGGCAGACCCAACAGCAGAGCAGCAGTATTGGCTCGAACTGACAAATCGCTTCCGCAGTGATCCACAGGCAGAGCTGGAGAAGTTGGTGAACTTTTCAGCGCCGGGCGTGTGGGGTTTGCCGAAGTCGGATGATTCGGGCATCGCCTACGCGCTGAACTTTTTCGGCACGAGCGCCACGGATCTAGTCACGCAGTTTTCCAGTCTCGTGGCGGCACCGCCGGTGGCTTGGAACAGTGCGCTGAACGTGTCTACCACGACGTATTCGAATCTCATGGTCAGCAACGACCAGCAAACACACACGCTGGACGGTCTTGCCCTGGATCAGCGCATCCAGAACGGCGGCTATAGCACAAACTGGCTCGAGGTGGGCGAGAACCTGTTCGCCTCGACGCAGACGATTACGCACGGCCACGGCGGCTTTGTGATCGACTGGGGCGATGGCAATGGCGCATCACCGGGTTTTGGCAACGGCATTCAAAGTCCGGCCGGCCATCGTAATGTGCTGGTGGATTCGGCCTTCAAGGAAATAGGCATTGGTTTTCAAAGCATCGCGATCCCCGGCAGCAACGTGGCGGCCATCGGCCCCTATGTAGTGACGCAGCATTTCGCCACGCAGTTCCGGTTTGATGGGGCGAGTTATTTCTCGGACGCGATCCTCACCGGCTCCGTGTATCAGGACACCATCGCTGCGGACGCTTTTTACACGCCGGGCGAAGGGCTTGCGGGCGTGGCGGTCAATGTTTACAACGACACCACCGGCATTCTGGTCGCGAGTGGCTTCAGCAACAACGCCGGCGGCTTCAATGTCTCGCTCGCCGGGCTTACGGACGGCGTTGTTTATCGAGTGGAAGCGCCTGACACCGCTTTGCCTGCGCAGACATTCTCGCTCACGGCGCACACTGAAGACTATGGCGCACCGGTGATCTTCTATGACAATGTCTATTCGTCCTTCATGATGGTCCCCGAGCCTGGCAGCCTGTTGCTTTGCCTTGGCGCAGGCTTGTTGATGCTTCGCACTCGTTCACGCCGTCCTCTTTGCTGA